From Eleftheria terrae, the proteins below share one genomic window:
- a CDS encoding type III pantothenate kinase produces the protein MFLAIDIGNTRLKWALYEAPQPQARLLAHGAAFLETIHQLAEGDWKDLPTPTLVLGCCVAGDAVRHDVEEQLELWDVTPRWVVSSPAEAGVVNGYDHPSRLGADRWVAMIGARSRLLRESAPGPALVVMVGTAVTVDAIDASGCFLGGLILPGHGIMLRALESGTAGLHVPTGEVRDFPANTSDALTSGGTYAIAGAIERMHRNIVQHCGQAPRCIIGGGAGWKMAPYLTVPFELVESLVFEGLLHIAHSRASGRG, from the coding sequence ATGTTCCTCGCCATCGACATCGGCAACACGCGCCTCAAGTGGGCGCTCTACGAGGCGCCCCAACCGCAAGCCCGGTTGCTGGCGCATGGCGCAGCCTTCCTGGAAACCATCCACCAGCTGGCCGAGGGCGACTGGAAGGACCTGCCCACGCCCACTTTGGTGCTGGGCTGCTGTGTCGCCGGCGATGCGGTGCGCCACGATGTGGAGGAGCAGCTCGAGTTGTGGGACGTCACGCCGCGCTGGGTCGTGTCCAGCCCCGCGGAGGCAGGCGTCGTCAACGGCTACGACCACCCCTCGCGCCTGGGCGCCGACCGCTGGGTGGCGATGATCGGCGCGCGCTCGCGCCTGCTGCGCGAGTCGGCACCCGGCCCGGCGCTGGTGGTGATGGTGGGCACCGCGGTGACGGTCGACGCCATCGACGCCTCGGGCTGTTTCCTCGGCGGGCTGATCCTGCCCGGCCACGGCATCATGCTGCGGGCCCTGGAGTCCGGCACCGCCGGCCTGCATGTGCCGACCGGCGAAGTGCGCGACTTCCCCGCCAACACCAGCGATGCGCTGACCAGCGGCGGCACCTATGCCATCGCCGGCGCCATCGAGCGCATGCACCGCAACATCGTGCAGCATTGCGGGCAAGCGCCGCGCTGCATCATCGGCGGTGGCGCTGGCTGGAAGATGGCGCCCTACCTCACCGTGCCCTTCGAGCTGGTCGAATCGCTGGTGTTCGAGGGCCTGCTGCACATCGCACACAGCCGCGCCAGCGGGCGCGGCTGA
- the hslU gene encoding ATP-dependent protease ATPase subunit HslU translates to MSAMTPQEIVSELDRHIIGQAQAKRAVAIALRNRWRRQQVDEKLRPEITPKNILMIGPTGVGKTEIARRLAKLADAPFIKVEATKFTEVGYVGKDVDSIVRDLVDMAVKQTRESEMRKVRTRAEDAAEERVLDALVPPPRGDFGLAPAPATDNTARQTMRKRLREGLMDDKEIEIDVADVKPSLEIMGPPGMEEMTEQLRGMFANLGNGKRKQRKLKIAEAMKLLVDEEAAKLLNEDEVRTQALANAEQNGIVFIDEIDKVTSRSEGSGAEVSRQGVQRDLLPLVEGTTVNTKYGMVKTDHILFIASGAFHLSKPSDLIPELQGRFPIRVELGSLSVDDFEAILTQTHANLTRQYQALLATEGVQLEFTPEGIRRLAQIAYEVNERTENIGARRLSTVMERLLDEVSYEATRLSGQTVTVDAPYVESKLAELSKNEDLSRYIL, encoded by the coding sequence ATGAGTGCGATGACCCCGCAGGAAATCGTCTCCGAGCTCGACCGCCACATCATCGGCCAGGCGCAGGCCAAGCGGGCGGTCGCCATCGCGTTGCGCAACCGCTGGCGGCGCCAGCAGGTCGACGAGAAGCTGCGCCCGGAGATCACACCGAAGAACATCCTGATGATCGGCCCGACCGGCGTCGGCAAGACCGAGATCGCACGCCGCCTGGCCAAGCTGGCCGACGCGCCCTTCATCAAGGTGGAGGCGACCAAGTTCACCGAGGTCGGCTACGTGGGCAAGGACGTCGACTCCATCGTCCGCGACCTGGTGGACATGGCGGTCAAGCAGACCCGCGAGTCCGAGATGCGCAAGGTCCGCACCCGGGCCGAGGACGCAGCCGAAGAACGGGTGCTGGACGCCCTGGTGCCGCCGCCGCGTGGCGACTTCGGCCTGGCACCCGCGCCGGCCACCGACAACACCGCCCGCCAGACCATGCGCAAGCGCCTGCGCGAGGGCCTGATGGACGACAAGGAAATCGAGATCGACGTTGCCGACGTCAAGCCCTCGCTGGAGATCATGGGCCCGCCCGGCATGGAGGAAATGACCGAGCAGCTGCGCGGCATGTTCGCCAATCTGGGCAACGGCAAGCGCAAGCAGCGCAAGCTCAAGATCGCCGAGGCGATGAAGCTGCTGGTGGACGAGGAAGCCGCCAAGCTGCTCAACGAGGACGAGGTGCGCACCCAGGCGCTGGCCAATGCCGAGCAGAACGGCATCGTGTTCATCGACGAGATCGACAAGGTCACCTCCCGCTCCGAGGGCAGCGGTGCCGAAGTGTCGCGCCAGGGCGTGCAGCGCGACCTGCTGCCGCTGGTCGAGGGCACCACGGTGAACACCAAGTACGGCATGGTCAAGACCGACCACATCCTGTTCATCGCCTCGGGCGCCTTCCACCTGAGCAAGCCCAGCGACCTGATTCCCGAGCTGCAGGGCCGTTTCCCGATCCGGGTGGAGCTGGGCTCGCTGTCGGTCGACGACTTCGAGGCCATCCTGACGCAGACGCATGCCAACCTGACGCGCCAGTACCAGGCGCTGCTGGCGACCGAAGGCGTGCAGCTCGAATTCACTCCCGAAGGCATCCGCCGCCTTGCCCAGATTGCCTACGAGGTCAACGAGCGAACGGAGAACATCGGCGCACGCCGGCTGTCCACCGTGATGGAGCGCCTGCTCGACGAGGTGTCCTACGAGGCGACCCGGCTCAGCGGCCAGACCGTCACGGTCGACGCACCCTATGTGGAAAGCAAGCTGGCCGAGCTGTCGAAGAACGAGGACCTGTCGCGCTACATCCTCTGA
- the dksA gene encoding RNA polymerase-binding protein DksA, whose product MSKTPAQRISSAQPATEPLPAGEVAGQIARAPQANKAAAAQRNTAAKASKAPAVPAQEPDESDSDMVSPPPATPKPGAKKATTDSKSAAPRRTAGKAGAAQAPAEAPESVPALSSAPATAGRATSGTSMTPSSATAVLDQPRPTMPQADPKLANAWKNKPGRELSDAEVLAMPEAEYMSDKQLEFFRAKLESLKEDLLSNAGETTEHLREDTSIVPDPADRATIEEEHALELRTRDRERKLLKKISQALARIDAGDYGFCDETGEPIGLGRLIARPTATLSLEAQQRRELKQKLFGD is encoded by the coding sequence GTGAGCAAGACCCCGGCCCAGCGAATCAGCAGTGCCCAGCCGGCAACCGAGCCCCTACCCGCGGGCGAAGTGGCCGGCCAGATCGCGAGGGCGCCCCAGGCCAACAAGGCCGCGGCGGCCCAGCGAAACACTGCAGCGAAGGCGTCAAAAGCGCCCGCTGTACCGGCCCAGGAACCCGACGAGAGTGACAGCGACATGGTGAGCCCCCCTCCCGCGACGCCCAAGCCCGGCGCCAAGAAGGCCACGACCGACAGCAAGTCGGCCGCGCCTCGGCGCACGGCTGGCAAGGCCGGGGCCGCCCAGGCGCCGGCAGAGGCGCCCGAGTCGGTGCCGGCGCTTTCGTCAGCGCCCGCGACTGCCGGGCGTGCCACCTCCGGAACATCCATGACCCCTTCATCTGCTACAGCGGTTCTCGATCAGCCCCGCCCCACCATGCCTCAAGCCGACCCCAAACTCGCCAACGCCTGGAAGAACAAGCCCGGGCGCGAACTGTCCGACGCCGAGGTGCTCGCCATGCCGGAGGCGGAATACATGAGCGACAAGCAGCTCGAGTTCTTCCGCGCCAAGCTGGAAAGCCTCAAGGAAGACCTGCTCAGCAATGCCGGCGAAACCACCGAGCACCTGCGCGAGGACACCAGCATCGTCCCCGACCCGGCGGACCGCGCCACCATCGAGGAAGAGCACGCGCTGGAGCTGCGCACCCGCGACCGCGAGCGCAAGCTGCTCAAGAAGATCTCGCAGGCGCTGGCGCGCATCGACGCCGGCGACTACGGCTTCTGTGACGAAACCGGCGAGCCGATCGGCCTCGGGCGGCTGATCGCGCGGCCGACGGCTACACTGTCTCTCGAAGCTCAGCAACGACGCGAGCTGAAACAAAAGCTGTTCGGAGACTGA
- a CDS encoding CobW family GTP-binding protein, producing MSQGLIPATILTGFLGSGKTTLLKRVLTEAHGQKIAVIENEFGEENIDNDILVAESKEQVIQMSNGCICCTIREDLRATLSDLAARRRKGELEFDRVVIETTGLADPGPVAQTFFMDDEIAEQYLLDSVLTLVDAKHANQQLNDRLEARRQIGFADQIFISKTDLVDEASADALAHRIKHMNPRAPQRRVHFGEVPLSEVFDLRGFNLNAKLEIDPDFLKADDEHDHHHHHDHDHDHEHGEHCDHPHHHHHDDDVKSFVFRAERPFQPAKLEDFLGTMVNIYGPRLLRYKGVLDMVGTDRKVIFQGVHQLMGSDLGPKWGEGEARMSKMVFIGIDLPRDILLQGLEQCLAD from the coding sequence ATGTCCCAAGGCCTGATTCCCGCCACCATCCTGACCGGCTTCCTCGGCAGCGGCAAGACGACCCTGCTCAAGCGGGTGCTGACCGAAGCCCACGGGCAGAAGATCGCCGTCATCGAGAACGAGTTCGGCGAAGAGAACATCGACAACGACATCCTGGTCGCCGAGTCCAAGGAACAGGTCATCCAGATGAGCAACGGCTGCATCTGCTGCACCATCCGCGAAGACCTGCGTGCCACCCTCTCCGACCTGGCGGCCCGCCGCCGCAAGGGCGAGCTGGAGTTCGACCGCGTCGTCATCGAGACCACCGGCCTGGCCGACCCCGGCCCGGTGGCGCAGACCTTCTTCATGGACGACGAGATCGCCGAGCAGTACCTGCTCGACTCGGTGCTGACCCTGGTCGACGCCAAGCACGCCAACCAGCAGCTCAACGACCGGCTCGAGGCACGCCGCCAGATCGGCTTCGCCGATCAGATCTTCATCAGCAAGACCGACCTGGTGGACGAAGCGAGTGCTGACGCACTGGCCCACCGCATCAAGCACATGAACCCGCGCGCCCCGCAGCGCCGGGTGCATTTCGGCGAGGTGCCGCTGAGCGAGGTGTTCGACCTGCGCGGTTTCAACCTGAATGCCAAGCTGGAGATCGACCCCGACTTCCTGAAGGCGGACGACGAGCACGACCACCATCACCACCACGACCATGATCACGACCACGAGCATGGCGAGCACTGCGACCACCCGCACCACCACCATCACGACGATGACGTGAAGTCCTTCGTGTTCCGCGCCGAGCGCCCCTTCCAGCCGGCCAAGCTGGAGGACTTCCTCGGCACCATGGTGAACATCTACGGCCCGCGCCTGCTGCGCTACAAGGGCGTGCTCGACATGGTGGGCACCGACCGCAAGGTGATCTTCCAGGGCGTGCACCAGCTGATGGGCAGCGACCTCGGCCCCAAGTGGGGCGAGGGCGAGGCCAGGATGAGCAAGATGGTCTTCATCGGCATCGACCTGCCGCGCGACATCCTCCTGCAAGGCCTGGAGCAGTGCCTGGCTGACTGA
- a CDS encoding polyphosphate kinase 2 family protein, producing MAKNTSDSAPFRPWQVSSDKPPAAGFKLKSFDPAAKPFTLGDKQRDREALARQAERLDDLQDLLYADGRFKLLVVLQGMDTSGKDGTIRDVFGRMSPQGVHSVSYKAPSSEELAHDFLWRVHAKVPRTGELVVFNRSHYEDVLVPRVRQWIDAAELKRRYRQINDFERLLTESGTVIVKCFLHISKDEQLRRLQSRLDDPAKHWKFDLADVEARKQWDAYQAAYQEALAATGTAWAPWTVIPADSKSHRNLMVATLMERTLQGMKLRHPPATVGLKDLKLE from the coding sequence ATGGCCAAGAACACCTCCGACTCCGCCCCCTTCCGTCCGTGGCAGGTGAGCAGCGACAAGCCGCCGGCCGCGGGTTTCAAGCTCAAGTCCTTCGACCCGGCGGCCAAGCCCTTCACGCTCGGCGACAAGCAGCGCGACCGCGAGGCGCTGGCCCGGCAGGCCGAACGGCTGGACGATCTGCAGGACCTGCTGTACGCCGATGGCCGCTTCAAGCTGCTGGTGGTGCTGCAGGGCATGGACACCAGCGGCAAGGACGGCACCATCCGTGACGTCTTCGGCCGCATGAGCCCGCAGGGCGTGCACAGCGTGTCCTACAAGGCGCCCAGCAGCGAGGAGCTGGCGCACGACTTCCTCTGGCGCGTGCATGCCAAGGTTCCTCGCACCGGCGAGCTGGTGGTCTTCAACCGCAGCCACTACGAAGACGTGCTGGTCCCCCGCGTGCGGCAGTGGATCGACGCTGCAGAGCTGAAGCGGCGCTACCGGCAGATCAACGACTTCGAGCGCCTGCTCACCGAGAGCGGCACGGTCATCGTCAAGTGCTTCCTGCACATCTCCAAGGACGAGCAGTTGCGCCGCCTGCAGTCGCGGCTCGATGATCCGGCCAAGCACTGGAAGTTCGACCTCGCCGACGTCGAGGCCCGCAAGCAGTGGGACGCCTACCAGGCCGCCTACCAGGAGGCGCTGGCCGCCACCGGCACCGCCTGGGCGCCGTGGACCGTGATCCCCGCGGACTCCAAGAGTCACCGCAACCTGATGGTGGCCACGCTGATGGAGCGCACGCTGCAGGGCATGAAGCTGCGCCATCCGCCGGCCACGGTGGGGCTGAAGGACTTGAAGCTCGAATAG
- a CDS encoding zinc-dependent alcohol dehydrogenase, producing MRALRWHGKKDIRCDHVPDPTIEDGRDAIIKVSSCAICGSDLHLFDGFMPGMEAGDIMGHEFMGEVVEVGKDNRKLKVGDRVVVPFTICCGECDQCRRGNWSVCERSNRKQDLASKAFGHTTAGLFGYTHLTGGYPGGQAEYVRVPYADVAPVKIPDGLSDEQVLFLGDIFPTGWQAAVQCDIEPTDTVAVWGAGPVGQFAIRSALLLGARQVIAIDRVPERLGMAQAGGAITINFEDESVLERLGELTGGKGPEKCIDAVGMEAHATRSIDSLYDRAKQAVMLESDRAHVLREMIYVCRPGGVLSIPGVYGGLVDKIPLGALMNKGLTVRTGQTHVNRWTDDLLRRIQEGQIDPSFVITHTVGLEQGPEMYKTFRDKKDGCVKVVLKP from the coding sequence ATGAGAGCCCTACGCTGGCACGGCAAGAAGGACATTCGCTGCGACCATGTGCCCGACCCCACCATCGAGGACGGGCGTGACGCCATCATCAAGGTCTCCAGCTGCGCCATCTGCGGCTCCGACCTGCACCTTTTCGACGGCTTCATGCCCGGCATGGAAGCCGGCGACATCATGGGCCACGAGTTCATGGGCGAGGTGGTGGAGGTGGGCAAGGACAACCGCAAGCTGAAGGTCGGCGACCGGGTGGTCGTGCCCTTCACCATCTGCTGTGGCGAGTGTGACCAGTGCCGCCGCGGCAACTGGTCGGTGTGCGAGCGCAGCAACCGCAAGCAGGACCTGGCGTCCAAGGCCTTCGGCCACACCACCGCCGGCCTCTTCGGCTACACCCACCTGACCGGCGGCTACCCCGGCGGCCAGGCCGAGTATGTGCGGGTGCCGTATGCCGACGTGGCGCCGGTGAAGATCCCCGACGGCCTGAGCGACGAGCAGGTGCTGTTCCTCGGCGACATCTTCCCCACCGGTTGGCAGGCCGCCGTGCAATGCGACATCGAGCCCACCGACACGGTGGCGGTGTGGGGGGCGGGGCCGGTCGGGCAGTTCGCCATCCGCAGTGCATTGCTGCTCGGCGCGCGCCAGGTGATCGCCATCGACAGGGTGCCCGAGCGACTCGGCATGGCCCAGGCCGGCGGCGCCATCACGATCAACTTCGAGGACGAAAGCGTGCTGGAGCGGCTCGGCGAGCTGACCGGTGGCAAGGGCCCGGAAAAGTGCATCGACGCGGTGGGCATGGAGGCGCATGCCACGCGCTCCATCGATTCGCTCTACGACCGGGCCAAGCAGGCGGTGATGCTGGAGAGCGACCGCGCGCATGTGCTGCGCGAGATGATCTATGTGTGCCGGCCGGGCGGCGTGCTGTCGATCCCCGGGGTCTACGGCGGCCTGGTGGACAAGATCCCGCTCGGCGCGCTGATGAACAAGGGCCTCACCGTGCGCACCGGGCAGACCCATGTGAACCGCTGGACGGACGACCTGCTGCGCCGCATCCAGGAAGGCCAGATCGATCCCTCCTTCGTCATCACGCACACCGTCGGGCTGGAGCAGGGCCCCGAGATGTACAAGACCTTCCGTGACAAGAAGGACGGCTGCGTGAAGGTGGTGCTGAAGCCGTGA
- the hslV gene encoding ATP-dependent protease subunit HslV, with protein MEPYHGTTIVSVRRGNSVAIGGDGQVTLGTIVVKASARKVRKLYRDQVLAGFAGATADAFTLFERFEAKLEKHQGHLSRAAIELTKDWRTDRVLRRLEAMLAVADKDTSLIITGNGDVLEPEYGIVAIGSGGAYAQAAARALLDHTELAPRDVVKRSLEIAGDLCIYTNHHHTIETLG; from the coding sequence ATGGAACCCTACCACGGCACCACCATCGTGAGCGTCCGCCGCGGCAACAGCGTTGCCATCGGCGGCGACGGCCAAGTCACGCTCGGCACCATCGTCGTCAAGGCCTCGGCCCGCAAGGTGCGCAAGCTCTACCGCGACCAGGTGCTGGCCGGTTTTGCCGGCGCCACGGCCGACGCCTTCACGCTGTTCGAGCGCTTCGAGGCCAAGCTGGAGAAACACCAGGGCCACCTGTCGCGCGCTGCCATCGAGCTGACCAAGGACTGGCGCACCGACCGGGTGCTGCGCCGCCTGGAGGCCATGCTGGCCGTCGCGGACAAGGACACCTCGCTGATCATCACCGGCAACGGCGACGTGCTGGAACCGGAATACGGCATCGTCGCCATCGGCTCCGGCGGTGCCTATGCCCAGGCAGCAGCGCGGGCGCTGCTCGACCACACCGAGCTGGCCCCGCGGGACGTGGTGAAGCGGTCACTGGAAATCGCCGGCGACCTCTGCATCTACACCAACCACCATCACACGATCGAGACGCTGGGCTGA
- the icmF gene encoding fused isobutyryl-CoA mutase/GTPase IcmF codes for MTDLSDLKALTDYRPRHKVRFVTAASLFDGHDASINIMRRILQGMGAEVVHLGHNRSVDEVVTAALQEDAHGIAISSYQGGHVEYFKYMVDLLKARGGEHIQVFGGGGGVIVPPEIRDLQAYGVTRIYSPEDGQRMGLQGMIGEMLMRSDRDLAGLAPQDVAAIQGHGEAAWRALAQLITALEAGSAPAALRDALQAEAGSRSVPVLGITGTGGAGKSSLTDELIRRLRLDQDDRLRIAVVSIDPSRRKSGGALLGDRIRMNAIHPWGSGPRVYMRSLATRDFGSEISQALPDVVAACKAAGFDLVIVETSGIGQGDAAIVPHVDVPLYVMTPEFGAASQLEKIDMLDFAEFVAINKFDRKGALDALRDVAKQVQRNREAFGQRPEQMPVFGTMASRFNDDGVTALYQALLPRLQALGLPAGPGRLPRVETRHSSNQTPIVPGARVRYLAEIADTVRGYKHAARRQAVLAREVQQLRASGRLLEASHPGEAKAVQALEGLAAEREAQLSAHARHLLTQWPQLQAAYAGDEHVVKVRDKEIRTALVHTTLSGTRLRKVALPAYEDQGELLKWLLLENVPGSFPYTAGTFAFKREGEDPTRMFAGEGDAFRTNRRFKLLSQGMPAKRLSTAFDSVTLYGHDPDLRPDIYGKVGNSGVSIATLDDMKALYDGFDLCSPSTSVSMTINGPAPAILAMFMNTAIDQQLERHRAEHGREPDAAEAARLRAWVLENVRGTVQADILKEDQGQNTCIFSTEFSLKVMGDIAQYFVEHRVRNFYSVSISGYHIAEAGANPISQLAFTLSNGFTFVEAYLARGMHIDDFAPNLSFFFSNGMDPEYSVLGRVARRIWAVAMREKYGANERSQKLKYHVQTSGRSLHAQEIAFNDIRTTLQALIAIYDNCNSLHTNAYDEAITTPTEESVRRAMAIQLIINREWGLAKNENPNQGAFVIDELTELVEEAVLAEFERIAERGGVLGAMETGYQRGKIQEESMHYEMLKHTGELPIIGVNTFRNPQGDTVPETLELARSTEAEKQSQLQRLQDFHARHADAAPAQLQRLRQAVIENRNVFEVLMDAVRVCSLGQITAALFEVGGQYRRNM; via the coding sequence ATGACCGACCTGTCCGACCTCAAAGCGCTCACCGACTACCGGCCGCGGCACAAGGTGCGCTTCGTCACCGCCGCCTCGCTGTTCGACGGCCATGACGCCTCGATCAACATCATGCGCCGCATCCTGCAGGGCATGGGGGCCGAGGTGGTGCACCTGGGGCACAACCGCTCGGTGGACGAAGTGGTGACAGCCGCGCTGCAGGAAGACGCCCACGGCATCGCCATCAGCTCCTACCAGGGCGGGCATGTCGAGTACTTCAAGTACATGGTGGATCTGCTCAAGGCGCGCGGCGGCGAGCACATCCAGGTCTTCGGCGGCGGCGGCGGCGTCATCGTGCCGCCGGAGATCCGCGACCTGCAGGCCTATGGCGTGACCCGCATCTACAGCCCCGAGGACGGCCAGCGCATGGGCCTGCAGGGCATGATCGGCGAGATGCTGATGCGCAGCGACCGCGACCTGGCCGGCCTGGCGCCGCAGGATGTCGCCGCCATCCAGGGCCATGGCGAAGCGGCGTGGCGCGCGCTGGCCCAGCTGATCACCGCGCTGGAGGCCGGCAGCGCCCCGGCTGCGCTGCGTGACGCCCTGCAGGCCGAGGCCGGGTCGCGCAGCGTGCCAGTGCTCGGCATCACCGGCACTGGCGGCGCCGGCAAGTCCAGCCTCACCGACGAGCTGATCCGCCGCCTGCGGCTGGACCAGGACGACCGCCTGCGTATCGCCGTCGTCAGCATTGACCCCTCGCGGCGCAAGAGCGGCGGCGCACTGCTGGGCGACCGCATCCGGATGAATGCCATCCATCCCTGGGGCAGCGGCCCGCGGGTGTACATGCGCAGCCTGGCCACGCGCGACTTCGGCTCCGAGATCAGCCAGGCGCTGCCCGACGTGGTGGCCGCCTGCAAGGCCGCCGGCTTCGACCTGGTGATCGTCGAGACCTCGGGCATCGGCCAGGGCGACGCGGCCATCGTGCCGCATGTGGACGTGCCGCTGTACGTGATGACGCCCGAGTTCGGCGCCGCCAGCCAGCTTGAGAAGATCGACATGCTCGACTTCGCCGAATTCGTCGCCATCAACAAGTTCGACCGCAAGGGTGCGCTCGATGCGCTGCGCGACGTGGCCAAGCAGGTGCAGCGCAACCGGGAGGCCTTCGGCCAGCGGCCCGAGCAGATGCCGGTGTTCGGCACGATGGCCAGCCGCTTCAACGACGACGGCGTGACGGCGCTCTACCAGGCGCTGCTGCCGCGGCTGCAGGCCCTCGGCCTGCCGGCCGGCCCGGGCCGGCTGCCGCGCGTGGAGACGCGCCACAGCAGCAACCAGACGCCCATCGTGCCTGGCGCTCGCGTGCGCTACCTGGCCGAGATCGCCGACACCGTGCGCGGCTACAAGCACGCGGCCCGGCGCCAGGCCGTCCTGGCCCGCGAGGTGCAGCAGCTGCGCGCCTCGGGCCGCCTGCTGGAGGCGTCCCATCCGGGCGAGGCAAAGGCGGTGCAGGCGCTCGAAGGCCTGGCCGCCGAGCGCGAGGCGCAGCTGAGCGCGCATGCCCGGCACCTGCTCACGCAGTGGCCGCAGCTGCAGGCCGCCTATGCGGGCGACGAGCATGTGGTGAAGGTGCGCGACAAGGAGATCCGCACCGCGCTGGTCCACACCACGCTCAGCGGCACGCGGCTGCGCAAGGTGGCGCTGCCCGCGTACGAGGACCAGGGCGAGCTGCTGAAGTGGCTGCTGCTGGAGAACGTGCCCGGCAGCTTCCCCTACACCGCCGGCACCTTCGCCTTCAAGCGCGAGGGCGAGGACCCGACCCGCATGTTCGCCGGCGAGGGCGACGCCTTCCGCACCAACCGCCGCTTCAAGCTGCTCAGCCAGGGCATGCCGGCCAAGCGCCTGTCGACCGCCTTCGACAGCGTCACGCTCTATGGCCATGACCCGGACCTGCGGCCGGACATCTACGGCAAGGTGGGCAACTCCGGCGTCAGCATCGCCACGCTGGACGACATGAAGGCGCTGTACGACGGCTTCGACCTGTGCTCGCCCAGCACCTCGGTGAGCATGACCATCAACGGCCCGGCGCCCGCCATCCTGGCGATGTTCATGAACACGGCGATCGACCAGCAGCTGGAGCGCCACCGCGCCGAGCACGGCCGCGAGCCCGACGCCGCCGAGGCGGCGCGGCTGCGCGCCTGGGTGCTGGAGAACGTGCGCGGCACCGTGCAGGCCGACATCCTCAAGGAGGACCAGGGCCAGAACACCTGCATCTTCAGCACCGAGTTCAGCCTGAAGGTGATGGGCGACATCGCGCAGTACTTCGTCGAGCACCGGGTGCGCAACTTCTACTCGGTGAGCATCAGCGGCTACCACATCGCCGAGGCCGGGGCCAACCCGATCTCGCAGCTGGCCTTCACGCTCAGCAACGGCTTCACCTTCGTGGAGGCCTACCTCGCGCGCGGCATGCACATCGACGACTTCGCGCCCAACCTGAGCTTCTTCTTCAGCAACGGCATGGACCCGGAGTACAGCGTGCTCGGCCGCGTGGCCCGCCGCATCTGGGCGGTGGCCATGCGCGAGAAGTACGGTGCCAACGAGCGCAGCCAGAAGCTCAAGTACCACGTGCAGACGAGCGGCCGCAGCCTGCATGCGCAGGAGATCGCCTTCAACGACATCCGCACCACGCTGCAGGCGCTGATCGCGATCTACGACAACTGCAACTCGCTGCACACCAACGCCTACGACGAGGCCATCACCACGCCGACCGAGGAAAGCGTGCGCCGGGCCATGGCGATCCAGCTCATCATCAACCGGGAATGGGGCCTGGCGAAGAACGAGAACCCGAACCAGGGCGCCTTCGTGATCGACGAGCTCACCGAGCTGGTGGAGGAGGCGGTGCTGGCCGAGTTCGAGCGCATCGCCGAGCGCGGCGGCGTGCTCGGCGCGATGGAGACCGGCTACCAGCGCGGCAAGATCCAGGAAGAGAGCATGCACTACGAGATGCTCAAGCACACTGGCGAGCTGCCCATCATCGGTGTCAACACCTTCCGCAACCCGCAGGGCGACACCGTGCCCGAGACGCTGGAGCTGGCCCGCTCCACCGAGGCCGAGAAGCAGTCGCAGCTCCAGCGGCTGCAGGACTTCCATGCGCGGCATGCCGACGCCGCGCCGGCACAGCTGCAACGGCTGCGCCAGGCGGTGATCGAGAACCGCAATGTCTTCGAGGTGCTGATGGACGCGGTGCGCGTCTGCTCGCTGGGGCAGATCACGGCGGCCCTGTTCGAAGTGGGCGGGCAGTACCGCCGCAACATGTAA